A window of the Brassica napus cultivar Da-Ae chromosome C5, Da-Ae, whole genome shotgun sequence genome harbors these coding sequences:
- the LOC125586994 gene encoding putative nuclease HARBI1 — MNKPVFMRLVNCLSETFPFFQHRRYAIGRLGLSPLQKCTAALRILAYGCAADAVDEYLRLGETTTLSCLTNFTEGVIQLFGDEYLRRPNPEDLQRLLDIGEIRGFPGMIGSIDCMHWEWKNCPTAWKGQYTRGSGKPTIVLEAVASQDLWIWHVFFGPPGTLNDINVLDRSPVFDDIFEGRVPRVQYQVNGHHYGLPYYLTDGIYPRWSTFIQSISNPQSPEEQLFAKVQESTRKDVERAFGVLQARFAIVKNPTILWDKRQIGMVMRTCIILHNMIVENERNGYTQCDISEFEEGESSRTLEVDMSYARKPSNLRAMLEIRSQVRDQHIHEQLKFDLIQNIWNKFGNDENV, encoded by the coding sequence ATGAACAAACCAGTATTCATGCGTCTTGTCAATTGTCTCTCAGAAACTTTTCCATTCTTTCAACATAGAAGATATGCTATCGGAAGATTAGGTCTATCTCCACTACAAAAGTGTACGGCAGCACTTCGTATACTTGCTTATGGCTGTGCCGCTGACGCcgttgacgaatatctccgacttggtgaaacCACAACACTTTCATGTTTAACCAATTTCACAGAAGGGGTAATCCAGttatttggagatgagtatctacgaaggCCCAATCcagaggatcttcaacgactgctcgatattggagagatacGCGGGTTTCCTGGGATGATAggcagcatcgactgtatgcattgggaatGGAAAAATTGtccaaccgcttggaaaggacaatACACCCGTGGATCAGGAAAGCCAACAATTGTCTTGGAGGCtgtagcttcacaagatctttggatatggcacgttttttttggtcctccaggtacattaaacgatattaacgtcCTCGATCGatctcctgtttttgatgacattttcgAAGGTAGAGTTCCAAGGGTACAATACCAGGTCAACGGACACCATTATGGTTTGCCTTACTACCTCACAGACGGTATATATCCAagatggtcaacatttatccaatctatctcaAACCCTCAAAGTCCAGAAGAACAGTTATTTGCTAAAGTACAAGAGTCAACCCGAAAAGACgtggagcgtgcttttggagtattgcaagctcgatttgcaaTAGTCAAAAACCCGACTATTTTGTGGGATAAGAGACAAATCGGGATGGTTATGCGAACATGTATCAtactgcacaatatgatcgTAGAAAATGAACGCAATGGATATACTCAGTGTGATATATCAGAGTTTGAAGAAGGCGAATCGAGTAGAACTTTAGAGGTGGATATGTCATATGCTCGCAAGCCTTCAAATCTCCGTGCTATGCTTGAAATTCGTAGCCAAGTTCGTGACCAACATATACATGAACAacttaaatttgatttgattcaaaatatttggaacaaatttggtaatgatgaaaatgtttaa